One Thermincola ferriacetica DNA window includes the following coding sequences:
- a CDS encoding DUF4911 domain-containing protein: MGRRYKGKFCNRIQPDMLGKGEVYYEVRVDTEKINFFTKILEAHERLAFVVQVDPARGTLGMLSTKSQEHELMQVLQSLPLKIEIL, from the coding sequence GTATAAGGGTAAGTTCTGTAACAGGATTCAACCAGATATGCTCGGTAAAGGAGAAGTCTATTATGAAGTCAGGGTGGATACAGAAAAAATAAATTTTTTTACAAAAATTCTGGAAGCCCATGAACGTCTGGCTTTTGTGGTTCAGGTAGACCCGGCCCGGGGTACCCTGGGCATGCTCAGCACTAAAAGCCAGGAGCATGAATTAATGCAGGTACTGCAGAGCCTGCCTCTAAAAATAGAAATACTTTAA